The Streptomyces sp. NBC_01775 genome includes a region encoding these proteins:
- a CDS encoding PHP domain-containing protein produces MEPQTALEQIAFLLERAQAPTYRVRAFRTAARVIAGLPDREAERRAEAGTLESLKGVGPKTAQVVREALGGDVPDYLARLEAEAAEEPPLPEAARKLRAALRGDCHLHSDWSDGGSPVEEMAATAKALGHEWAVLTDHSPRLTIAGGLSADRLRAQLDVVAEVSERLAPFRLLTGIECDILEDGTLDQEEDLLDGLDVVVASVHSRLRMPREQMTRRMVRAVRNPLVDVLGHCTGRLSSGRRRPESEFDPEAVFTACADSQTAVEINCRPERSDPPRRLLREALDAGARFAIDTDAHAPGQLDWQEGGCVRAAECGVPADRVINTLPADELLRWTGGR; encoded by the coding sequence GTGGAGCCGCAGACGGCGCTGGAGCAGATCGCGTTTCTGCTGGAGCGCGCCCAGGCGCCGACGTACCGGGTACGGGCCTTCCGTACGGCCGCGCGGGTAATCGCAGGGCTTCCGGACAGGGAGGCCGAGCGGCGGGCGGAGGCCGGCACGCTGGAATCGCTGAAGGGCGTGGGGCCCAAGACCGCGCAGGTCGTACGGGAGGCGCTGGGCGGCGACGTACCGGACTACCTGGCGAGGCTGGAGGCCGAGGCAGCCGAGGAGCCCCCGCTGCCCGAGGCGGCACGGAAGCTGCGGGCGGCGCTGCGCGGCGACTGTCACCTGCACTCGGACTGGTCGGACGGCGGCAGCCCCGTCGAGGAGATGGCCGCGACGGCGAAGGCCCTCGGGCACGAGTGGGCGGTACTCACCGACCACTCGCCACGGCTGACGATCGCGGGTGGCCTGTCCGCGGACCGGCTGCGCGCTCAGCTGGACGTGGTCGCGGAGGTGAGCGAGCGACTGGCACCGTTCCGGCTGCTGACCGGCATCGAGTGCGACATCCTGGAGGACGGCACGCTCGACCAGGAAGAGGATTTGCTGGACGGGCTCGACGTGGTGGTGGCATCGGTGCACTCCCGGCTGCGGATGCCGCGCGAACAGATGACGCGGCGCATGGTCCGCGCCGTCCGCAACCCTTTGGTGGACGTGCTGGGGCACTGCACCGGCCGGCTCTCCTCGGGCAGGCGGCGGCCGGAGTCGGAGTTCGACCCGGAGGCCGTCTTCACCGCCTGCGCGGATTCGCAGACGGCGGTGGAGATCAACTGCCGTCCCGAGCGCAGCGACCCGCCCCGTCGGCTGCTGCGGGAAGCCCTCGATGCGGGAGCACGCTTCGCCATCGACACCGACGCGCACGCGCCCGGCCAACTCGACTGGCAGGAAGGCGGCTGCGTCCGGGCGGCCGAGTGCGGGGTGCCGGCGGACCGGGTCATCAACACCCTGCCCGCCGACGAGCTGCTGCGCTGGACGGGTGGGCGGTGA
- a CDS encoding gluconokinase: protein MADQNVVVVMGVAGTGKTTVGRLLAEALEVPYAEADAFHPPANVAKMSAGTPLEDADRAPWLDAIGAWAHRHAGRGGVVSCSALKRSYRDRLRAAAPGLFFVHLTGDRALISRRMAGREDHFMPVALLDSQFATLEPLEPDEGGVAVCVAPGPEAVTERALTALRPATSPPVAAGPVSGPGSGPGPEPAARP from the coding sequence ATGGCGGACCAGAACGTCGTGGTCGTCATGGGTGTAGCCGGGACGGGCAAGACCACGGTCGGACGACTCCTCGCGGAGGCACTTGAGGTGCCGTACGCCGAGGCCGATGCCTTCCACCCGCCCGCCAACGTCGCCAAGATGTCCGCGGGCACCCCGCTGGAGGACGCCGACCGGGCGCCCTGGCTGGACGCGATCGGCGCCTGGGCGCACCGCCACGCGGGACGGGGCGGGGTCGTCAGCTGCTCCGCGCTCAAGCGGTCCTACCGCGACCGGCTGCGGGCCGCCGCGCCCGGCCTCTTCTTCGTGCACCTCACCGGCGACCGCGCGCTGATCTCCCGGCGGATGGCCGGGCGCGAGGACCACTTCATGCCGGTCGCCCTGCTGGACTCCCAGTTCGCGACGCTCGAACCCCTGGAGCCGGACGAAGGCGGCGTCGCCGTCTGTGTCGCGCCGGGACCGGAGGCGGTCACCGAGCGGGCGCTGACCGCGCTACGGCCGGCGACCTCCCCTCCGGTGGCCGCCGGACCGGTCTCGGGTCCGGGCTCCGGACCGGGCCCCGAGCCTGCCGCTCGTCCCTGA
- a CDS encoding FadR/GntR family transcriptional regulator, translating to MTSQAAHPRGGPARERGLHAQVLASLGPAITAGEHPPGTVLLTEELAGRYEVSRTVAREAVRVLESMHLVESRRRVGVTVLPPEQWNVYDPQVITWRLAGADRGRQLRSLTVLRSAVEPVAARLAAELATPEECAALTEHALGMVATSRGQQLDNYLVHDVAFHGTVLRASHNEMFARLGDVVAAVLTGRTQHEVMFSDPRQEAVTLHVQVAEAVREGDGPRAERAMRTITEDAMAELDVLAP from the coding sequence ATGACCAGCCAGGCGGCACACCCGCGCGGGGGACCGGCGCGCGAGCGGGGACTGCACGCACAGGTGCTCGCCTCGCTGGGCCCCGCGATCACGGCGGGTGAGCACCCCCCGGGCACGGTCCTGCTCACCGAGGAGCTCGCCGGCCGGTACGAGGTCTCCCGCACGGTCGCGCGGGAGGCGGTGCGGGTGCTGGAGTCCATGCACCTGGTGGAGTCGCGCCGCCGGGTGGGCGTGACGGTCCTGCCCCCCGAGCAGTGGAACGTCTACGACCCCCAGGTCATCACCTGGCGCCTCGCCGGCGCCGACCGTGGCCGTCAGCTGCGCTCCCTCACGGTGCTGCGCTCGGCCGTCGAACCGGTCGCCGCCCGCCTCGCCGCCGAGCTGGCCACCCCCGAGGAGTGCGCGGCGCTGACCGAGCACGCCCTCGGCATGGTCGCCACCTCGCGAGGACAGCAGCTCGACAACTACCTGGTGCATGACGTCGCCTTCCACGGCACCGTGCTCCGCGCTTCCCACAACGAGATGTTCGCCCGCCTCGGCGATGTCGTGGCTGCCGTCCTCACCGGCCGCACCCAGCACGAGGTCATGTTCAGCGACCCTCGCCAGGAGGCCGTCACCCTCCATGTGCAGGTCGCCGAAGCCGTCCGAGAGGGCGACGGCCCCCGAGCCGAACGGGCCATGCGCACCATCACCGAGGACGCGATGGCCGAACTGGACGTCCTGGCACCGTAG